From the genome of Bacteroidia bacterium, one region includes:
- the coaD gene encoding pantetheine-phosphate adenylyltransferase, with amino-acid sequence MKKIAVFPGSFDPITIGHESIVRKALSLFDEIIIAIGINTEKKYFFTLEKRIHFLETIFKNESKIKIETYTGLTVDFCKKNNASYIVRGLRSSADFEFERSIAQMNKAMEAEIETVFFVSNPEFSAVSSTIVRDILRNGGDVKKFIPDGIKLK; translated from the coding sequence ATGAAAAAAATTGCTGTTTTCCCTGGATCTTTTGATCCCATTACGATTGGACATGAATCCATCGTTCGCAAAGCTTTGTCTTTGTTTGACGAAATTATTATTGCGATCGGAATTAATACGGAGAAAAAATATTTTTTCACGCTCGAAAAAAGAATTCATTTTTTAGAAACTATTTTTAAAAATGAATCGAAAATAAAAATAGAAACGTACACAGGATTGACGGTTGATTTTTGTAAGAAAAATAACGCAAGTTATATTGTACGCGGATTACGTTCGTCTGCAGATTTTGAATTTGAACGTAGTATCGCACAAATGAACAAAGCGATGGAAGCGGAGATAGAAACTGTTTTTTTTGTCAGTAATCCTGAATTTTCTGCCGTTAGTTCCACCATTGTTCGCGATATTTTGCGAAATGGAGGAGACGTGAAAAAATTTATTCCTGATGGAATAAAACTGAAATAA
- a CDS encoding TlpA disulfide reductase family protein encodes MKKKISFVIFIFFVAKAFCQADFKENVTITGFAKNYIGQKIGAYSFSDMITYTERELAVTTVNDSGFFELNLYTPNTKYIYLRIGHVKADMYVDPNQSYQSIFPARDSVRFVNPNVEQEVDLTLFLKDKDTTEINSLIIDFNKDFDVFWQNNYQYFVKKVSHVPLENFKSEMQKKYASVQNNYFHAYIDYTFASLEENTFQSQKKLTCEYIYNRPVHNESYEYMTFFNHYFTKYLQVFSSTQKGTQVYAEINDSNSYSGLMEVMKRDTLLKNDSLCELVLLKGLSELYYIHGFKAANIISILEYVKENSAIEIDKKIAENILNSFSKLQKGAAAPNFSLPDKEDIVMHLSDFKGKYIYLSFIETSSAASLQEMSVMEDLNKKYGKKIKFITVFTDKNVLSMKKYLAANPKYNWTSLYNGKEEKLLDKYDVLMLPMFFLISPSGNFVESPADSPSGGIESILYKITKEKKHDFNVGDKED; translated from the coding sequence ATGAAAAAAAAAATTTCCTTCGTTATTTTTATTTTTTTTGTTGCAAAAGCCTTTTGTCAAGCAGATTTCAAAGAAAATGTAACGATAACAGGTTTTGCTAAAAACTACATCGGACAAAAAATTGGTGCGTACAGTTTTTCAGATATGATTACTTATACCGAGCGCGAATTGGCTGTTACAACGGTAAATGACAGTGGCTTTTTTGAGCTGAATTTATATACGCCCAATACCAAATATATTTATTTGCGTATCGGTCATGTGAAAGCGGATATGTACGTGGATCCTAATCAATCCTATCAATCAATTTTTCCGGCGCGCGATTCTGTCCGCTTTGTCAATCCAAATGTAGAACAAGAAGTAGATCTGACACTTTTTTTAAAAGATAAAGACACTACTGAAATTAACTCATTGATAATCGATTTTAATAAAGATTTTGATGTATTTTGGCAGAATAATTATCAATATTTTGTAAAAAAAGTATCACACGTTCCGCTCGAAAATTTTAAAAGTGAAATGCAGAAAAAATATGCGTCTGTTCAGAATAATTATTTTCATGCGTACATCGATTACACGTTTGCATCGCTCGAAGAAAATACGTTTCAAAGTCAAAAAAAATTAACATGTGAATACATTTACAATCGCCCTGTTCATAACGAAAGCTATGAGTACATGACGTTTTTCAATCATTATTTCACCAAATATTTACAAGTGTTTTCATCCACACAAAAAGGCACGCAAGTATATGCAGAAATCAATGATTCCAATAGTTATAGCGGACTGATGGAAGTAATGAAACGAGATACGCTATTGAAAAATGATAGTTTGTGCGAATTGGTTTTGCTCAAAGGATTGTCGGAATTGTACTATATACATGGCTTTAAGGCGGCGAATATTATTTCTATTTTAGAATATGTAAAAGAAAATAGTGCTATTGAAATAGATAAAAAAATTGCAGAAAATATTTTAAATTCTTTTTCTAAACTTCAGAAAGGCGCAGCTGCTCCCAATTTTTCCTTGCCCGATAAAGAAGACATTGTGATGCATCTTTCTGATTTTAAAGGTAAATATATTTACCTGAGTTTCATAGAAACTTCGAGTGCGGCTTCCTTGCAAGAGATGAGTGTGATGGAAGATTTGAATAAAAAGTATGGTAAAAAAATTAAATTTATTACTGTTTTCACGGATAAAAATGTGTTAAGCATGAAAAAATATTTAGCAGCTAATCCGAAATACAATTGGACTTCTTTATACAATGGAAAAGAGGAGAAATTACTTGATAAATACGATGTGTTGATGCTTCCGATGTTCTTTCTTATCTCACCTTCCGGAAATTTTGTGGAGTCGCCAGCAGACAGTCCGAGTGGAGGAATAGAATCGATTTTGTATAAAATTACTAAAGAGAAAAAGCACGATTTTAATGTGGGGGATAAGGAAGATTAA
- a CDS encoding NUDIX domain-containing protein yields the protein MYKVFTNSACIFFSSKNNFSNDDLKEGVVMTANSQKELKKNISQFLSSVGTKNVFVIFKNKNEMENFISSFFKIIEAAGGLVKNDVGDLLLIFRNEKWDLPKGKVEKDEKIKQAALREVQEECGIESLKIIKKATTTYHLYTLKNKFILKKTFWFEMESNERKTLKPQLEEGITKVKWMNKSGIKKAMKNTYPLIKELLKDY from the coding sequence ATGTATAAAGTTTTTACAAACTCGGCGTGTATTTTTTTCAGTTCGAAAAATAATTTTTCAAACGATGATTTGAAGGAAGGCGTTGTGATGACAGCTAATTCACAAAAAGAACTTAAAAAAAATATCTCTCAATTTCTCTCTTCCGTCGGGACAAAAAACGTATTTGTCATTTTTAAAAATAAAAATGAAATGGAAAATTTTATTAGTTCATTTTTTAAGATTATTGAAGCTGCTGGCGGTTTAGTAAAAAATGATGTGGGTGATTTATTACTAATTTTCAGAAATGAAAAATGGGATTTGCCAAAAGGGAAAGTTGAAAAAGATGAAAAAATAAAACAAGCCGCTTTACGCGAAGTGCAAGAAGAATGTGGGATTGAGAGTCTGAAAATTATAAAAAAAGCGACTACAACTTATCATTTATACACGTTGAAAAATAAGTTTATATTGAAAAAAACTTTTTGGTTTGAGATGGAATCTAACGAACGTAAAACGCTAAAACCTCAATTGGAAGAAGGAATCACTAAAGTAAAATGGATGAATAAATCTGGAATTAAAAAAGCAATGAAGAACACATATCCTTTAATTAAAGAGCTTTTAAAAGATTATTAA
- the pyrE gene encoding orotate phosphoribosyltransferase, translating to MVLNEEYELKIAEFLLQIKAIKLQPNKPFTWASGWKSPIYCDNRKTLSYPKVRTYIRQQFVELITQEFGKPDVIAGVATGGIAHGALVAQEMGLPFVYVRSEAKVHGLSNLIEGEIEPGQTVVVIEDLVSTGKSSIKAVDALRNEKCEVKGMAAIFTYSFDVATENFKKTKCKLRTLTNYEILIEQALQSNFITEKDLKSLKEWRANPETWTPKK from the coding sequence ATGGTTTTGAATGAGGAATACGAACTGAAGATTGCTGAATTTTTACTGCAAATTAAAGCAATTAAATTACAACCTAATAAGCCTTTTACTTGGGCATCTGGATGGAAGTCGCCGATTTATTGCGATAACCGCAAAACTTTGTCGTACCCTAAGGTAAGAACATATATTCGCCAACAATTTGTGGAGTTAATTACGCAAGAATTTGGAAAACCAGATGTGATTGCAGGTGTTGCTACGGGCGGAATCGCACACGGCGCATTGGTAGCACAAGAAATGGGATTGCCTTTTGTATATGTGCGTTCGGAAGCAAAAGTTCACGGACTTTCCAATTTAATTGAAGGTGAAATTGAGCCAGGTCAAACGGTGGTGGTGATTGAAGATTTGGTTTCTACTGGAAAAAGTAGCATTAAAGCGGTAGATGCGCTACGAAATGAAAAATGCGAAGTGAAGGGAATGGCTGCAATTTTTACATATAGTTTTGATGTAGCAACCGAAAATTTTAAGAAAACAAAATGTAAATTAAGAACGCTTACCAATTACGAAATCCTTATAGAACAAGCTCTTCAATCGAATTTTATTACTGAAAAAGATTTAAAATCATTGAAAGAGTGGCGCGCAAACCCTGAAACATGGACTCCAAAAAAATAA
- a CDS encoding SRPBCC family protein: protein MTRIESDKVEINKSAAEIFSFLSNFNNFEKLMPEQVTNWTSTENDCSFTIKGMATIGMKISEKTPSSQIKIVSNGKNPFNFTLGVLLADVSENKCSAQLVFDADLNPMLKMMVVKPLGNFFNLLANKLKDINQ, encoded by the coding sequence ATGACACGTATAGAAAGTGATAAAGTAGAAATTAATAAATCGGCTGCAGAAATATTTTCTTTTCTGAGTAATTTTAATAATTTTGAGAAATTAATGCCTGAGCAGGTTACCAACTGGACTTCTACGGAAAACGATTGTTCGTTTACCATCAAGGGAATGGCGACGATTGGAATGAAGATTTCAGAAAAAACACCTTCTTCTCAAATCAAAATAGTTTCGAACGGAAAAAATCCATTTAATTTTACATTGGGTGTTTTATTGGCAGATGTATCGGAAAATAAATGCTCCGCACAACTTGTGTTTGATGCCGATTTGAATCCGATGTTAAAAATGATGGTGGTAAAACCGCTTGGTAATTTTTTCAATTTATTGGCGAATAAATTGAAGGATATTAATCAATAA